The following proteins are co-located in the Gorilla gorilla gorilla isolate KB3781 chromosome 7, NHGRI_mGorGor1-v2.1_pri, whole genome shotgun sequence genome:
- the ENTPD4 gene encoding ectonucleoside triphosphate diphosphohydrolase 4 isoform X3, which produces MVISVLAAAVSLLYFSVVIIRNKYGRLTRDKKFQRYLARVTDIEATDTNNPNVNYGIVVDCGSSGSRVFVYCWPRHNGNPRDLLDIRQMRDKNRKPVVMKIKPGISEFATSPEKVSDYISPLLNFAAEHVPRAKHKETPLYILCTAGMRILPESQQKAILEDLLTDIPVHFDFLFSDSHAEVISGKQEGVYAWIGINFVLGRFEHIEDDDEAVVEVNIPGSESSEAIVRKRTAGILDMGGVSTQIAYEVPKTVSFASSQQEEVAKNLLAEFNLGCDVHQTEHVYRVYVATFLGFGGNAARQRYEDRIFANTIQKNRLLGKQIGLTPDMPYLDPCLPLDIKDEIQQNGQTIYLRGTGDFDLCRETIQPFMNKTNETQTSLNGVYQPPIHFQNSEFYGFSEFYYCTEDVLRMGGDYNAAKFTKAAKDYCATKWSILRERFDRGLYASHADLHRLKYQCFKSAWMFEVFHRGFSFPVNYKSLKTALQVYDKEVQWTLGAILYRTRFLPLRDIQQEAFRASHTHWRGVSFVYNHYLFSGCFLVVLLAILLYLLRLRRIHRRTPRSSSAAALWMEEGLPAQNAPGTL; this is translated from the exons ATGGTCATTAGTGTCCTGGCTGCTGCTGtttcacttttatatttttctgttgtcaTAATCCGAAATAAGTATGGGCGACTAACCAGAGACAAGAAATTTCAAAG GTACCTGGCACGAGTTACCGACATTGAAGCTACAGACACCAATAACCCCAATGTGAACTATGGGATCGTGGTGGACTGTGGTAGCAGTGGGTCTCGAGTATTTGTCTACTGCTGGCCAAGGCATAATGGCAATCCACGTGATCTGTTGGATATCAGGCAAATGAGGGATAAAAACCGAAAGCCAGTGGTCATGAAGATAAAACCGG GCATTTCAGAATTTGCTACCTCTCCAGAGAAAGTCAGTGATTACATTTCTCCACTTTTGAACTTTGCTGCAGAGCATGTGCCACGGGCAAAACACAAAGAGACACCTCTCTACATTCTCTGCACAGCTGGAATGAGAATCCTCCCCGAAAG CCAGCAGAAAGCTATTCTGGAAGACCTTCTGACCGATATCCCCGTGCactttgactttctgttttctgACTCTCATGCAGAAGTAATTTCTGGGAAACAAGAAG GTGTGTATGCTTGGATTGGCATTAATTTTGTCCTTGGACGATTTGAGCATATTGAAGATG ATGATGAGGCCGTTGTGGAAGTTAACATTCCTGGAAGTGAAAGCAGCGAAGCCATTGTCCGTAAAAGGACAGCGGGCATTCTCGACATGGGCGGCGTGTCGACCCAGATAGCGTACGAAGTCCCCAAAACTGTAAGCTTTGCGTCCTCACAGCAG GAAGAAGTAGCTAAAAACTTGTTAGCTGAATTTAACTTGGGATGTGATGTTCACCAAACTGAGCATGTGTATCGAGTCTATGTGGCCACGTTTCTTGGGTTTGGTGGCAATGCTGCTCGACAGAGATACGAAGACAGAATATTTGCCAACACCATTCAAAAGAACAG GCTCCTGGGTAAACAGATTGGTCTGACTCCTGATATGCCGTACTTGGACCCCTGCCTACCCCTAGACATTAAAGATGAAATCCAGCAAAATGGACAAACCATATACCTACGAGGGACTGGAGACTTTGACCTGTGTCGAGAGACTATCCAGCCTTTCATGAATAAAACAAACGAGACCCAGACTTCCCTCAATGGGGTCTACCAGCCCCCAATTCACTTCCAGAACAGTGAATTCTATGGCTTCTCCGAATTCTACTACTGCACCGAGGATGTGTTACGAATGGGGGGAGACTACAATGCTGCTAAATTTACTAAAGCTGCAAAG GATTATTGTGCAACAAAGTGGTCCATTTTGCGGGAACGCTTTGACCGAGGACTGTACGCCTCTCATGCTGACCTCCACAGGCTTAA GTATCAGTGCTTCAAATCGGCCTGGATGTTTGAGGTGTTTCATAGGGGCTTTTCGTTTCCTGTCAACTATAAAAGCTTAAAAACTGCCTTGCAAGTTTACGACAAGGAGGTTCAGTGGACCCTTGGAGCCATCCTCTACAGGACCCGCTTTCTACCATTAAG AGACATCCAGCAGGAGGCCTTCCGAGCCAGTCACACCCACTGGCGGGGCGTTTCCTTTGTCTACAACCACTACCTGTTCTCTGGCTGCTTCCTGGTGGTGCTGCTGGCCATCCTGCTGTACCTGCTGCGGCTGCGGCGCATCCACAGGCGCACTCCCCGGAGCAGCTCGGCCGCCGCCCTCTGGATGGAGGAGGGCCTTCCTGCCCAGAACGCCCCGGGGACCTTGTGA
- the ENTPD4 gene encoding ectonucleoside triphosphate diphosphohydrolase 4 isoform X5 — MGRIGISCLFPASWHFSISPVGCPRILNTNLRQIMVISVLAAAVSLLYFSVVIIRNKYGRLTRDKKFQRYLARVTDIEATDTNNPNVNYGIVVDCGSSGSRVFVYCWPRHNGNPRDLLDIRQMRDKNRKPVVMKIKPGISEFATSPEKVSDYISPLLNFAAEHVPRAKHKETPLYILCTAGMRILPESQQKAILEDLLTDIPVHFDFLFSDSHAEVISGKQEGVYAWIGINFVLGRFEHIEDDDEAVVEVNIPGSESSEAIVRKRTAGILDMGGVSTQIAYEVPKTEEVAKNLLAEFNLGCDVHQTEHVYRVYVATFLGFGGNAARQRYEDRIFANTIQKNRLLGKQIGLTPDMPYLDPCLPLDIKDEIQQNGQTIYLRGTGDFDLCRETIQPFMNKTNETQTSLNGVYQPPIHFQNSEFYGFSEFYYCTEDVLRMGGDYNAAKFTKAAKDYCATKWSILRERFDRGLYASHADLHRLKYQCFKSAWMFEVFHRGFSFPVNYKSLKTALQVYDKEVQWTLGAILYRTRFLPLRLSLKVTF; from the exons GATTGGCATCTCCTGTCTTTTTCCTGCTTCTTGGCATTTTAGCATATCTCCAGTAGGGTGTCCTCGAATTCTGAATACCAATTTACGCCAAATTATGGTCATTAGTGTCCTGGCTGCTGCTGtttcacttttatatttttctgttgtcaTAATCCGAAATAAGTATGGGCGACTAACCAGAGACAAGAAATTTCAAAG GTACCTGGCACGAGTTACCGACATTGAAGCTACAGACACCAATAACCCCAATGTGAACTATGGGATCGTGGTGGACTGTGGTAGCAGTGGGTCTCGAGTATTTGTCTACTGCTGGCCAAGGCATAATGGCAATCCACGTGATCTGTTGGATATCAGGCAAATGAGGGATAAAAACCGAAAGCCAGTGGTCATGAAGATAAAACCGG GCATTTCAGAATTTGCTACCTCTCCAGAGAAAGTCAGTGATTACATTTCTCCACTTTTGAACTTTGCTGCAGAGCATGTGCCACGGGCAAAACACAAAGAGACACCTCTCTACATTCTCTGCACAGCTGGAATGAGAATCCTCCCCGAAAG CCAGCAGAAAGCTATTCTGGAAGACCTTCTGACCGATATCCCCGTGCactttgactttctgttttctgACTCTCATGCAGAAGTAATTTCTGGGAAACAAGAAG GTGTGTATGCTTGGATTGGCATTAATTTTGTCCTTGGACGATTTGAGCATATTGAAGATG ATGATGAGGCCGTTGTGGAAGTTAACATTCCTGGAAGTGAAAGCAGCGAAGCCATTGTCCGTAAAAGGACAGCGGGCATTCTCGACATGGGCGGCGTGTCGACCCAGATAGCGTACGAAGTCCCCAAAACT GAAGAAGTAGCTAAAAACTTGTTAGCTGAATTTAACTTGGGATGTGATGTTCACCAAACTGAGCATGTGTATCGAGTCTATGTGGCCACGTTTCTTGGGTTTGGTGGCAATGCTGCTCGACAGAGATACGAAGACAGAATATTTGCCAACACCATTCAAAAGAACAG GCTCCTGGGTAAACAGATTGGTCTGACTCCTGATATGCCGTACTTGGACCCCTGCCTACCCCTAGACATTAAAGATGAAATCCAGCAAAATGGACAAACCATATACCTACGAGGGACTGGAGACTTTGACCTGTGTCGAGAGACTATCCAGCCTTTCATGAATAAAACAAACGAGACCCAGACTTCCCTCAATGGGGTCTACCAGCCCCCAATTCACTTCCAGAACAGTGAATTCTATGGCTTCTCCGAATTCTACTACTGCACCGAGGATGTGTTACGAATGGGGGGAGACTACAATGCTGCTAAATTTACTAAAGCTGCAAAG GATTATTGTGCAACAAAGTGGTCCATTTTGCGGGAACGCTTTGACCGAGGACTGTACGCCTCTCATGCTGACCTCCACAGGCTTAA GTATCAGTGCTTCAAATCGGCCTGGATGTTTGAGGTGTTTCATAGGGGCTTTTCGTTTCCTGTCAACTATAAAAGCTTAAAAACTGCCTTGCAAGTTTACGACAAGGAGGTTCAGTGGACCCTTGGAGCCATCCTCTACAGGACCCGCTTTCTACCATTAAG GTTGTCCTTAAAAGTCACTTTTTAA
- the ENTPD4 gene encoding ectonucleoside triphosphate diphosphohydrolase 4 isoform X1 — protein MGRIGISCLFPASWHFSISPVGCPRILNTNLRQIMVISVLAAAVSLLYFSVVIIRNKYGRLTRDKKFQRYLARVTDIEATDTNNPNVNYGIVVDCGSSGSRVFVYCWPRHNGNPRDLLDIRQMRDKNRKPVVMKIKPGISEFATSPEKVSDYISPLLNFAAEHVPRAKHKETPLYILCTAGMRILPESQQKAILEDLLTDIPVHFDFLFSDSHAEVISGKQEGVYAWIGINFVLGRFEHIEDDDEAVVEVNIPGSESSEAIVRKRTAGILDMGGVSTQIAYEVPKTVSFASSQQEEVAKNLLAEFNLGCDVHQTEHVYRVYVATFLGFGGNAARQRYEDRIFANTIQKNRLLGKQIGLTPDMPYLDPCLPLDIKDEIQQNGQTIYLRGTGDFDLCRETIQPFMNKTNETQTSLNGVYQPPIHFQNSEFYGFSEFYYCTEDVLRMGGDYNAAKFTKAAKDYCATKWSILRERFDRGLYASHADLHRLKYQCFKSAWMFEVFHRGFSFPVNYKSLKTALQVYDKEVQWTLGAILYRTRFLPLRDIQQEAFRASHTHWRGVSFVYNHYLFSGCFLVVLLAILLYLLRLRRIHRRTPRSSSAAALWMEEGLPAQNAPGTL, from the exons GATTGGCATCTCCTGTCTTTTTCCTGCTTCTTGGCATTTTAGCATATCTCCAGTAGGGTGTCCTCGAATTCTGAATACCAATTTACGCCAAATTATGGTCATTAGTGTCCTGGCTGCTGCTGtttcacttttatatttttctgttgtcaTAATCCGAAATAAGTATGGGCGACTAACCAGAGACAAGAAATTTCAAAG GTACCTGGCACGAGTTACCGACATTGAAGCTACAGACACCAATAACCCCAATGTGAACTATGGGATCGTGGTGGACTGTGGTAGCAGTGGGTCTCGAGTATTTGTCTACTGCTGGCCAAGGCATAATGGCAATCCACGTGATCTGTTGGATATCAGGCAAATGAGGGATAAAAACCGAAAGCCAGTGGTCATGAAGATAAAACCGG GCATTTCAGAATTTGCTACCTCTCCAGAGAAAGTCAGTGATTACATTTCTCCACTTTTGAACTTTGCTGCAGAGCATGTGCCACGGGCAAAACACAAAGAGACACCTCTCTACATTCTCTGCACAGCTGGAATGAGAATCCTCCCCGAAAG CCAGCAGAAAGCTATTCTGGAAGACCTTCTGACCGATATCCCCGTGCactttgactttctgttttctgACTCTCATGCAGAAGTAATTTCTGGGAAACAAGAAG GTGTGTATGCTTGGATTGGCATTAATTTTGTCCTTGGACGATTTGAGCATATTGAAGATG ATGATGAGGCCGTTGTGGAAGTTAACATTCCTGGAAGTGAAAGCAGCGAAGCCATTGTCCGTAAAAGGACAGCGGGCATTCTCGACATGGGCGGCGTGTCGACCCAGATAGCGTACGAAGTCCCCAAAACTGTAAGCTTTGCGTCCTCACAGCAG GAAGAAGTAGCTAAAAACTTGTTAGCTGAATTTAACTTGGGATGTGATGTTCACCAAACTGAGCATGTGTATCGAGTCTATGTGGCCACGTTTCTTGGGTTTGGTGGCAATGCTGCTCGACAGAGATACGAAGACAGAATATTTGCCAACACCATTCAAAAGAACAG GCTCCTGGGTAAACAGATTGGTCTGACTCCTGATATGCCGTACTTGGACCCCTGCCTACCCCTAGACATTAAAGATGAAATCCAGCAAAATGGACAAACCATATACCTACGAGGGACTGGAGACTTTGACCTGTGTCGAGAGACTATCCAGCCTTTCATGAATAAAACAAACGAGACCCAGACTTCCCTCAATGGGGTCTACCAGCCCCCAATTCACTTCCAGAACAGTGAATTCTATGGCTTCTCCGAATTCTACTACTGCACCGAGGATGTGTTACGAATGGGGGGAGACTACAATGCTGCTAAATTTACTAAAGCTGCAAAG GATTATTGTGCAACAAAGTGGTCCATTTTGCGGGAACGCTTTGACCGAGGACTGTACGCCTCTCATGCTGACCTCCACAGGCTTAA GTATCAGTGCTTCAAATCGGCCTGGATGTTTGAGGTGTTTCATAGGGGCTTTTCGTTTCCTGTCAACTATAAAAGCTTAAAAACTGCCTTGCAAGTTTACGACAAGGAGGTTCAGTGGACCCTTGGAGCCATCCTCTACAGGACCCGCTTTCTACCATTAAG AGACATCCAGCAGGAGGCCTTCCGAGCCAGTCACACCCACTGGCGGGGCGTTTCCTTTGTCTACAACCACTACCTGTTCTCTGGCTGCTTCCTGGTGGTGCTGCTGGCCATCCTGCTGTACCTGCTGCGGCTGCGGCGCATCCACAGGCGCACTCCCCGGAGCAGCTCGGCCGCCGCCCTCTGGATGGAGGAGGGCCTTCCTGCCCAGAACGCCCCGGGGACCTTGTGA
- the ENTPD4 gene encoding ectonucleoside triphosphate diphosphohydrolase 4 isoform X6: MVISVLAAAVSLLYFSVVIIRNKYGRLTRDKKFQRYLARVTDIEATDTNNPNVNYGIVVDCGSSGSRVFVYCWPRHNGNPRDLLDIRQMRDKNRKPVVMKIKPGISEFATSPEKVSDYISPLLNFAAEHVPRAKHKETPLYILCTAGMRILPESQQKAILEDLLTDIPVHFDFLFSDSHAEVISGKQEGVYAWIGINFVLGRFEHIEDDDEAVVEVNIPGSESSEAIVRKRTAGILDMGGVSTQIAYEVPKTVSFASSQQEEVAKNLLAEFNLGCDVHQTEHVYRVYVATFLGFGGNAARQRYEDRIFANTIQKNRLLGKQIGLTPDMPYLDPCLPLDIKDEIQQNGQTIYLRGTGDFDLCRETIQPFMNKTNETQTSLNGVYQPPIHFQNSEFYGFSEFYYCTEDVLRMGGDYNAAKFTKAAKDYCATKWSILRERFDRGLYASHADLHRLKYQCFKSAWMFEVFHRGFSFPVNYKSLKTALQVYDKEVQWTLGAILYRTRFLPLRLSLKVTF; encoded by the exons ATGGTCATTAGTGTCCTGGCTGCTGCTGtttcacttttatatttttctgttgtcaTAATCCGAAATAAGTATGGGCGACTAACCAGAGACAAGAAATTTCAAAG GTACCTGGCACGAGTTACCGACATTGAAGCTACAGACACCAATAACCCCAATGTGAACTATGGGATCGTGGTGGACTGTGGTAGCAGTGGGTCTCGAGTATTTGTCTACTGCTGGCCAAGGCATAATGGCAATCCACGTGATCTGTTGGATATCAGGCAAATGAGGGATAAAAACCGAAAGCCAGTGGTCATGAAGATAAAACCGG GCATTTCAGAATTTGCTACCTCTCCAGAGAAAGTCAGTGATTACATTTCTCCACTTTTGAACTTTGCTGCAGAGCATGTGCCACGGGCAAAACACAAAGAGACACCTCTCTACATTCTCTGCACAGCTGGAATGAGAATCCTCCCCGAAAG CCAGCAGAAAGCTATTCTGGAAGACCTTCTGACCGATATCCCCGTGCactttgactttctgttttctgACTCTCATGCAGAAGTAATTTCTGGGAAACAAGAAG GTGTGTATGCTTGGATTGGCATTAATTTTGTCCTTGGACGATTTGAGCATATTGAAGATG ATGATGAGGCCGTTGTGGAAGTTAACATTCCTGGAAGTGAAAGCAGCGAAGCCATTGTCCGTAAAAGGACAGCGGGCATTCTCGACATGGGCGGCGTGTCGACCCAGATAGCGTACGAAGTCCCCAAAACTGTAAGCTTTGCGTCCTCACAGCAG GAAGAAGTAGCTAAAAACTTGTTAGCTGAATTTAACTTGGGATGTGATGTTCACCAAACTGAGCATGTGTATCGAGTCTATGTGGCCACGTTTCTTGGGTTTGGTGGCAATGCTGCTCGACAGAGATACGAAGACAGAATATTTGCCAACACCATTCAAAAGAACAG GCTCCTGGGTAAACAGATTGGTCTGACTCCTGATATGCCGTACTTGGACCCCTGCCTACCCCTAGACATTAAAGATGAAATCCAGCAAAATGGACAAACCATATACCTACGAGGGACTGGAGACTTTGACCTGTGTCGAGAGACTATCCAGCCTTTCATGAATAAAACAAACGAGACCCAGACTTCCCTCAATGGGGTCTACCAGCCCCCAATTCACTTCCAGAACAGTGAATTCTATGGCTTCTCCGAATTCTACTACTGCACCGAGGATGTGTTACGAATGGGGGGAGACTACAATGCTGCTAAATTTACTAAAGCTGCAAAG GATTATTGTGCAACAAAGTGGTCCATTTTGCGGGAACGCTTTGACCGAGGACTGTACGCCTCTCATGCTGACCTCCACAGGCTTAA GTATCAGTGCTTCAAATCGGCCTGGATGTTTGAGGTGTTTCATAGGGGCTTTTCGTTTCCTGTCAACTATAAAAGCTTAAAAACTGCCTTGCAAGTTTACGACAAGGAGGTTCAGTGGACCCTTGGAGCCATCCTCTACAGGACCCGCTTTCTACCATTAAG GTTGTCCTTAAAAGTCACTTTTTAA
- the ENTPD4 gene encoding ectonucleoside triphosphate diphosphohydrolase 4 isoform X2, whose amino-acid sequence MGRIGISCLFPASWHFSISPVGCPRILNTNLRQIMVISVLAAAVSLLYFSVVIIRNKYGRLTRDKKFQRYLARVTDIEATDTNNPNVNYGIVVDCGSSGSRVFVYCWPRHNGNPRDLLDIRQMRDKNRKPVVMKIKPGISEFATSPEKVSDYISPLLNFAAEHVPRAKHKETPLYILCTAGMRILPESQQKAILEDLLTDIPVHFDFLFSDSHAEVISGKQEGVYAWIGINFVLGRFEHIEDDDEAVVEVNIPGSESSEAIVRKRTAGILDMGGVSTQIAYEVPKTEEVAKNLLAEFNLGCDVHQTEHVYRVYVATFLGFGGNAARQRYEDRIFANTIQKNRLLGKQIGLTPDMPYLDPCLPLDIKDEIQQNGQTIYLRGTGDFDLCRETIQPFMNKTNETQTSLNGVYQPPIHFQNSEFYGFSEFYYCTEDVLRMGGDYNAAKFTKAAKDYCATKWSILRERFDRGLYASHADLHRLKYQCFKSAWMFEVFHRGFSFPVNYKSLKTALQVYDKEVQWTLGAILYRTRFLPLRDIQQEAFRASHTHWRGVSFVYNHYLFSGCFLVVLLAILLYLLRLRRIHRRTPRSSSAAALWMEEGLPAQNAPGTL is encoded by the exons GATTGGCATCTCCTGTCTTTTTCCTGCTTCTTGGCATTTTAGCATATCTCCAGTAGGGTGTCCTCGAATTCTGAATACCAATTTACGCCAAATTATGGTCATTAGTGTCCTGGCTGCTGCTGtttcacttttatatttttctgttgtcaTAATCCGAAATAAGTATGGGCGACTAACCAGAGACAAGAAATTTCAAAG GTACCTGGCACGAGTTACCGACATTGAAGCTACAGACACCAATAACCCCAATGTGAACTATGGGATCGTGGTGGACTGTGGTAGCAGTGGGTCTCGAGTATTTGTCTACTGCTGGCCAAGGCATAATGGCAATCCACGTGATCTGTTGGATATCAGGCAAATGAGGGATAAAAACCGAAAGCCAGTGGTCATGAAGATAAAACCGG GCATTTCAGAATTTGCTACCTCTCCAGAGAAAGTCAGTGATTACATTTCTCCACTTTTGAACTTTGCTGCAGAGCATGTGCCACGGGCAAAACACAAAGAGACACCTCTCTACATTCTCTGCACAGCTGGAATGAGAATCCTCCCCGAAAG CCAGCAGAAAGCTATTCTGGAAGACCTTCTGACCGATATCCCCGTGCactttgactttctgttttctgACTCTCATGCAGAAGTAATTTCTGGGAAACAAGAAG GTGTGTATGCTTGGATTGGCATTAATTTTGTCCTTGGACGATTTGAGCATATTGAAGATG ATGATGAGGCCGTTGTGGAAGTTAACATTCCTGGAAGTGAAAGCAGCGAAGCCATTGTCCGTAAAAGGACAGCGGGCATTCTCGACATGGGCGGCGTGTCGACCCAGATAGCGTACGAAGTCCCCAAAACT GAAGAAGTAGCTAAAAACTTGTTAGCTGAATTTAACTTGGGATGTGATGTTCACCAAACTGAGCATGTGTATCGAGTCTATGTGGCCACGTTTCTTGGGTTTGGTGGCAATGCTGCTCGACAGAGATACGAAGACAGAATATTTGCCAACACCATTCAAAAGAACAG GCTCCTGGGTAAACAGATTGGTCTGACTCCTGATATGCCGTACTTGGACCCCTGCCTACCCCTAGACATTAAAGATGAAATCCAGCAAAATGGACAAACCATATACCTACGAGGGACTGGAGACTTTGACCTGTGTCGAGAGACTATCCAGCCTTTCATGAATAAAACAAACGAGACCCAGACTTCCCTCAATGGGGTCTACCAGCCCCCAATTCACTTCCAGAACAGTGAATTCTATGGCTTCTCCGAATTCTACTACTGCACCGAGGATGTGTTACGAATGGGGGGAGACTACAATGCTGCTAAATTTACTAAAGCTGCAAAG GATTATTGTGCAACAAAGTGGTCCATTTTGCGGGAACGCTTTGACCGAGGACTGTACGCCTCTCATGCTGACCTCCACAGGCTTAA GTATCAGTGCTTCAAATCGGCCTGGATGTTTGAGGTGTTTCATAGGGGCTTTTCGTTTCCTGTCAACTATAAAAGCTTAAAAACTGCCTTGCAAGTTTACGACAAGGAGGTTCAGTGGACCCTTGGAGCCATCCTCTACAGGACCCGCTTTCTACCATTAAG AGACATCCAGCAGGAGGCCTTCCGAGCCAGTCACACCCACTGGCGGGGCGTTTCCTTTGTCTACAACCACTACCTGTTCTCTGGCTGCTTCCTGGTGGTGCTGCTGGCCATCCTGCTGTACCTGCTGCGGCTGCGGCGCATCCACAGGCGCACTCCCCGGAGCAGCTCGGCCGCCGCCCTCTGGATGGAGGAGGGCCTTCCTGCCCAGAACGCCCCGGGGACCTTGTGA
- the ENTPD4 gene encoding ectonucleoside triphosphate diphosphohydrolase 4 isoform X4 produces MGRIGISCLFPASWHFSISPVGCPRILNTNLRQIMVISVLAAAVSLLYFSVVIIRNKYGRLTRDKKFQRYLARVTDIEATDTNNPNVNYGIVVDCGSSGSRVFVYCWPRHNGNPRDLLDIRQMRDKNRKPVVMKIKPGISEFATSPEKVSDYISPLLNFAAEHVPRAKHKETPLYILCTAGMRILPESQQKAILEDLLTDIPVHFDFLFSDSHAEVISGKQEGVYAWIGINFVLGRFEHIEDDDEAVVEVNIPGSESSEAIVRKRTAGILDMGGVSTQIAYEVPKTVSFASSQQEEVAKNLLAEFNLGCDVHQTEHVYRVYVATFLGFGGNAARQRYEDRIFANTIQKNRLLGKQIGLTPDMPYLDPCLPLDIKDEIQQNGQTIYLRGTGDFDLCRETIQPFMNKTNETQTSLNGVYQPPIHFQNSEFYGFSEFYYCTEDVLRMGGDYNAAKFTKAAKDYCATKWSILRERFDRGLYASHADLHRLKYQCFKSAWMFEVFHRGFSFPVNYKSLKTALQVYDKEVQWTLGAILYRTRFLPLRLSLKVTF; encoded by the exons GATTGGCATCTCCTGTCTTTTTCCTGCTTCTTGGCATTTTAGCATATCTCCAGTAGGGTGTCCTCGAATTCTGAATACCAATTTACGCCAAATTATGGTCATTAGTGTCCTGGCTGCTGCTGtttcacttttatatttttctgttgtcaTAATCCGAAATAAGTATGGGCGACTAACCAGAGACAAGAAATTTCAAAG GTACCTGGCACGAGTTACCGACATTGAAGCTACAGACACCAATAACCCCAATGTGAACTATGGGATCGTGGTGGACTGTGGTAGCAGTGGGTCTCGAGTATTTGTCTACTGCTGGCCAAGGCATAATGGCAATCCACGTGATCTGTTGGATATCAGGCAAATGAGGGATAAAAACCGAAAGCCAGTGGTCATGAAGATAAAACCGG GCATTTCAGAATTTGCTACCTCTCCAGAGAAAGTCAGTGATTACATTTCTCCACTTTTGAACTTTGCTGCAGAGCATGTGCCACGGGCAAAACACAAAGAGACACCTCTCTACATTCTCTGCACAGCTGGAATGAGAATCCTCCCCGAAAG CCAGCAGAAAGCTATTCTGGAAGACCTTCTGACCGATATCCCCGTGCactttgactttctgttttctgACTCTCATGCAGAAGTAATTTCTGGGAAACAAGAAG GTGTGTATGCTTGGATTGGCATTAATTTTGTCCTTGGACGATTTGAGCATATTGAAGATG ATGATGAGGCCGTTGTGGAAGTTAACATTCCTGGAAGTGAAAGCAGCGAAGCCATTGTCCGTAAAAGGACAGCGGGCATTCTCGACATGGGCGGCGTGTCGACCCAGATAGCGTACGAAGTCCCCAAAACTGTAAGCTTTGCGTCCTCACAGCAG GAAGAAGTAGCTAAAAACTTGTTAGCTGAATTTAACTTGGGATGTGATGTTCACCAAACTGAGCATGTGTATCGAGTCTATGTGGCCACGTTTCTTGGGTTTGGTGGCAATGCTGCTCGACAGAGATACGAAGACAGAATATTTGCCAACACCATTCAAAAGAACAG GCTCCTGGGTAAACAGATTGGTCTGACTCCTGATATGCCGTACTTGGACCCCTGCCTACCCCTAGACATTAAAGATGAAATCCAGCAAAATGGACAAACCATATACCTACGAGGGACTGGAGACTTTGACCTGTGTCGAGAGACTATCCAGCCTTTCATGAATAAAACAAACGAGACCCAGACTTCCCTCAATGGGGTCTACCAGCCCCCAATTCACTTCCAGAACAGTGAATTCTATGGCTTCTCCGAATTCTACTACTGCACCGAGGATGTGTTACGAATGGGGGGAGACTACAATGCTGCTAAATTTACTAAAGCTGCAAAG GATTATTGTGCAACAAAGTGGTCCATTTTGCGGGAACGCTTTGACCGAGGACTGTACGCCTCTCATGCTGACCTCCACAGGCTTAA GTATCAGTGCTTCAAATCGGCCTGGATGTTTGAGGTGTTTCATAGGGGCTTTTCGTTTCCTGTCAACTATAAAAGCTTAAAAACTGCCTTGCAAGTTTACGACAAGGAGGTTCAGTGGACCCTTGGAGCCATCCTCTACAGGACCCGCTTTCTACCATTAAG GTTGTCCTTAAAAGTCACTTTTTAA